The following is a genomic window from Shewanella avicenniae.
TGGAATACTTCAAGCTGTTCTTTGCCAAGCATGAGGTGTTCACTCGCGGTTTGCAGCGCGTCTAAGTGACGACGGCGCGCAATAAAGCTACCTTCGGTGCTGCTGTTAAAGCCCATTAACTGCTTCAAATGCTGTTTAAGCTGTGCAACACCCGCTCCGGTTTTGGCCGAGATACGAAATACTGGGTAACCTTGTTCATCACTGCTTTCGACCATTTCTCCTGTGAGATCCGCTTTGTTGCGTACCACAGTGATACCGAGGTTTGCTGGCAAGCGATCGACAAAATCAGGCCAAATCTCTTTTGGATCAACGGCGTTAGTATCTGTGCCATCCACCATAAAAAGTACTCGATCTGCGCTGGCGATTTCAGCCCAAGCCCGTTCGATGCCGATGCGTTCCACCGTGTCTTCGGTGTCGCGCAGGCCTGCGGTATCGATAATATGCAGTGGCATACCATCGATATGAATGTGTTCGCGCAATACATCACGAGTGGTTCCGGCAATCTCGGTCACAATGGCGGATTCTTTACCGGCAAGCGCATTTAGTAAGCTGGATTTTCCGGCGTTAGGACGGCCTGCAATGACAACTTTCATCCCTTCTCGGATCAAGGCACCTTGCTGGGCACTTTGCTGTACTTCGCTGAGTTTGTCGATGATGCGATACAGCGCATTAGCGATTTTGCCATCAGAGAGGAAGTCGACCTCTTCATCTGGAAAATCAATCGCCGCTTCCACGTAGAGACGTAGGTTGGTGACCTGTTCCACCAGTTGATTCACTTCATTTGAAAACTCACCTTGCAGTGACATTAACGCGCTTTTCGCGGCTTGTTCACTGGTGGCATCAATCAAATCGGCAATCGCTTCTGCTTGCGCTAAGTCTAATTTGTCATTTAAAAAGGCTTGTTCGCTGAATTCGCCTGGGCGTGCCATGCGTATCCCGTCAACGTCCAATACTGTACGGATCAGCATATCCATCACCACTTGGCCACCGTGGCCTTGCAGTTCCAGCACATCTTCACCGGTGAAAGAGTTTGGCCCTTTAAAGTAGAGCGCGATACCTTGGTCAATCACTTTACCATCGGCACTACAGAAGTCGCAGTAGTCAGCGTAACGTACCTTGGGTACATGCCCCAATACGGCTTGCGCTACTTTTGC
Proteins encoded in this region:
- the mnmE gene encoding tRNA uridine-5-carboxymethylaminomethyl(34) synthesis GTPase MnmE, producing MVTDTIVAQATAPGKGGVGIVRVSGALAAKVAQAVLGHVPKVRYADYCDFCSADGKVIDQGIALYFKGPNSFTGEDVLELQGHGGQVVMDMLIRTVLDVDGIRMARPGEFSEQAFLNDKLDLAQAEAIADLIDATSEQAAKSALMSLQGEFSNEVNQLVEQVTNLRLYVEAAIDFPDEEVDFLSDGKIANALYRIIDKLSEVQQSAQQGALIREGMKVVIAGRPNAGKSSLLNALAGKESAIVTEIAGTTRDVLREHIHIDGMPLHIIDTAGLRDTEDTVERIGIERAWAEIASADRVLFMVDGTDTNAVDPKEIWPDFVDRLPANLGITVVRNKADLTGEMVESSDEQGYPVFRISAKTGAGVAQLKQHLKQLMGFNSSTEGSFIARRRHLDALQTASEHLMLGKEQLEVFQAGELLAEELRMTQHALSEITGAFTSDDLLGRIFSSFCIGK